One window from the genome of Elusimicrobium sp. An273 encodes:
- the glgC gene encoding glucose-1-phosphate adenylyltransferase, producing MRILGMIMAGGKGERLYPLTKDRSKPSVPFGGKYRIVDFVLSNFVNSGIFSSYVLVQYLSQSLIEYLRTTWRSEGIISDHFLTCVPPQMRLGEIWYRGTADSVRQNINLVKDFAPDLVAIFGADHIYRMDVRQMIDFHLKNKADVTVAANTVPLAEASAFGVLGTDETGRIIQFDEKPAQPKCIPGNPKAAYASMGNYIFNTDVLLQVLQKRFCDVPALDFGKHILPKILTDHRTFAYNFQSQTLPGAKPYEEQGYWRDVGTIESFWQTNMDLLGPKPKLDLNNPQWPISTTLNRVPPTKYMGGTVTNSIIGDGCIIHPKAKIKNCVISDSVIIGEGAELEGCVIMDNCEIKPGAKLKKVIMDRFNTIASKQTIGHNMEADSQKYYIDPSGIVVIPRGKSKF from the coding sequence ATGAGAATACTCGGCATGATTATGGCCGGGGGAAAAGGGGAACGTCTTTACCCGCTGACCAAAGACCGCTCCAAACCCTCCGTGCCGTTTGGAGGCAAATACAGAATCGTGGATTTTGTATTGTCCAACTTCGTCAACTCCGGCATTTTCTCTTCCTACGTTTTGGTGCAGTATCTTTCGCAAAGCTTAATTGAATACTTGCGCACCACCTGGCGTTCGGAAGGTATTATTTCGGATCATTTCTTAACCTGCGTACCGCCGCAAATGCGCCTGGGGGAAATCTGGTACCGCGGCACGGCCGATTCGGTACGGCAAAACATCAACCTGGTAAAAGATTTTGCGCCGGACTTGGTGGCCATTTTCGGGGCGGATCATATTTACCGCATGGACGTGCGGCAAATGATTGATTTCCACCTTAAAAACAAGGCGGACGTAACCGTCGCCGCCAACACGGTGCCGCTGGCGGAGGCTTCCGCCTTTGGCGTCTTGGGTACGGACGAAACCGGCCGCATCATCCAATTTGACGAAAAACCCGCCCAACCCAAATGCATTCCGGGCAACCCCAAAGCGGCGTACGCCTCCATGGGCAACTATATTTTTAACACGGATGTATTGCTGCAGGTGCTGCAAAAACGCTTCTGCGATGTGCCGGCCCTGGATTTTGGCAAACACATCCTTCCCAAAATCTTGACCGACCACCGCACGTTTGCCTATAACTTTCAAAGCCAAACGCTCCCCGGCGCCAAGCCCTATGAGGAGCAAGGCTACTGGCGCGACGTGGGAACGATTGAATCCTTCTGGCAAACCAATATGGATCTTTTAGGCCCCAAGCCCAAACTGGATTTAAACAATCCCCAATGGCCCATCAGCACCACGCTCAACCGCGTTCCGCCCACCAAATATATGGGCGGCACAGTAACCAACTCCATCATCGGGGACGGGTGCATCATCCACCCGAAGGCCAAAATCAAAAACTGCGTCATCAGCGACAGCGTCATCATTGGCGAAGGCGCCGAACTGGAAGGCTGCGTGATTATGGACAACTGCGAAATTAAACCGGGCGCCAAGCTTAAAAAAGTGATTATGGACCGTTTTAACACCATCGCCTCCAAGCAAACCATCGGGCACAATATGGAGGCCGACTCGCAGAAATACTACATTGACCCGTCGGGCATTGTGGTCATTCCGCGCGGCAAGAGCAA
- the thyX gene encoding FAD-dependent thymidylate synthase — protein MGGDDRAVQAARVSFGAVSKGPEQDKRLIKYLMEHAHHTPFEHCYFQFHICCPIYVARQWMRHRWGSYNEVSARYTEVKDEFYIPSEFRKQDTKNKQGSVADSALDNAALRKIYEDSVEASYAAYHKLLEAGVAREMARGVLPVCQYTQFYWSVNARSLFNFLCLRTDKHAQKEIRVYADEIAKIVAEKMPWSWEAFEALNKQLPLGSE, from the coding sequence ATGGGGGGCGACGACCGCGCCGTGCAGGCGGCCCGCGTATCCTTCGGAGCGGTTTCCAAAGGGCCGGAGCAGGACAAACGCTTAATCAAATACTTAATGGAACACGCCCACCATACGCCGTTTGAACATTGCTATTTTCAGTTTCACATTTGCTGCCCGATTTATGTGGCGCGCCAGTGGATGCGCCACCGCTGGGGTTCTTACAACGAAGTAAGCGCCCGCTACACGGAAGTGAAAGACGAATTTTACATCCCGTCCGAGTTCCGCAAACAGGACACCAAAAACAAACAAGGCTCCGTAGCCGACAGCGCGCTGGACAACGCCGCCCTGCGCAAAATCTACGAAGACAGCGTGGAAGCTTCCTACGCGGCCTATCACAAACTGCTGGAGGCCGGCGTCGCGCGGGAAATGGCGCGCGGCGTGCTGCCGGTTTGCCAATATACTCAATTTTACTGGAGCGTGAACGCACGCAGTCTGTTCAACTTTTTATGCCTGCGCACCGACAAGCACGCGCAAAAAGAAATCCGCGTCTATGCAGACGAAATCGCCAAAATCGTAGCGGAAAAAATGCCGTGGTCGTGGGAGGCGTTTGAAGCGCTGAACAAACAGCTGCCGTTAGGCTCCGAATAA
- a CDS encoding MazG family protein, translating into MTKNNFNDLVQTFAVLRGPNGCPWDKKQTHETLIKCLRSETQELVDAIEKKDDENMKEELGDVLLQVLMHSQIAAEEGKFTIDDVIQGLYDKLHRRHPHVFGDHARAATPEEALALWKEMKKKEREGK; encoded by the coding sequence ATGACAAAAAACAACTTTAACGATTTGGTTCAAACGTTTGCCGTACTGCGCGGCCCCAACGGCTGCCCGTGGGACAAGAAACAGACGCACGAAACCTTGATTAAATGCCTGCGCAGCGAAACGCAGGAATTGGTGGACGCCATCGAAAAAAAAGATGACGAAAATATGAAAGAAGAACTGGGGGATGTCTTGCTGCAAGTGCTCATGCACAGCCAGATTGCCGCCGAAGAAGGCAAATTTACGATTGACGACGTTATCCAGGGCTTGTACGACAAACTCCACCGCCGCCACCCGCATGTATTCGGCGATCATGCCCGCGCCGCCACCCCCGAAGAGGCGCTGGCCTTATGGAAAGAAATGAAAAAGAAGGAACGGGAAGGAAAATAA
- a CDS encoding alanine/glycine:cation symporter family protein translates to MSDILTQAITLLNDRFLGYVLMAALLFAGLYFTIATRFVQFVRPKEMLRLMLGQTGNPKEKGHISSFQAFSISTASRVGTGNIAGVAIAITVGGPGAVFWMWLIAVIGAASAFAESTLAQVYKVKSGAHFRGGPAYYMQNALGSRKMGLAFSIIITLTFAFVFNSVQSNTIAQSLQTTFSLDPFLTGIILAGLTAVIIFGGLKRIAKFSAVIVPIFALGYIAITALVVLFNLEKLPGVLALIVSDAFSLRNVAGGALGATIMTGARRGLFSNEAGMGSAPNAAATANISHPVKQGYVQAFSVFVDTLVICSCTAFIVMLADYQSFPGLEGIALTQKALTQELGPVGNYFISASVLLFAFTSIIGNYYYGQANVEFLTRRRWVMAFFRTGVSVMVLLGAILQLKLVWNMADLFMTVMALMNIYAILRLRRQVIDVLADYRRQKQAGKDPQFNPENVPSVHHADAWTR, encoded by the coding sequence ATGAGTGATATCTTAACGCAAGCCATCACCCTGCTCAACGACCGTTTTTTGGGCTACGTGCTGATGGCCGCCCTGTTATTTGCAGGCCTTTATTTTACCATTGCCACCCGGTTCGTCCAGTTCGTGCGGCCCAAAGAAATGCTGCGGCTGATGCTGGGGCAGACGGGCAACCCTAAAGAAAAGGGGCACATTTCGTCTTTCCAAGCCTTTTCCATCAGCACTGCCTCGCGCGTAGGCACGGGCAACATTGCCGGCGTGGCGATTGCCATTACGGTGGGCGGCCCGGGAGCCGTGTTCTGGATGTGGCTTATTGCCGTCATCGGTGCGGCGTCCGCCTTTGCCGAAAGCACGCTGGCGCAGGTATATAAGGTAAAAAGCGGCGCGCATTTTCGCGGCGGGCCGGCCTATTATATGCAAAACGCCTTGGGCAGCCGCAAAATGGGGCTGGCGTTTTCCATTATCATCACGCTGACGTTTGCGTTTGTGTTTAACTCGGTACAATCCAACACCATTGCCCAGTCTTTGCAGACCACTTTTTCCCTGGATCCTTTTTTAACGGGGATTATCTTGGCCGGGCTGACGGCCGTCATCATCTTTGGCGGCTTAAAACGCATTGCCAAGTTTTCGGCGGTTATCGTGCCCATTTTTGCTCTGGGCTACATCGCCATTACGGCCTTAGTGGTACTGTTTAACCTAGAAAAACTGCCGGGCGTGCTGGCGCTTATCGTGTCGGACGCGTTCAGCCTGCGCAATGTAGCCGGCGGGGCGCTGGGCGCCACCATTATGACGGGCGCCCGCCGCGGGCTTTTTTCCAACGAAGCCGGCATGGGCAGCGCTCCCAACGCAGCCGCCACCGCAAACATTTCGCACCCCGTCAAACAAGGCTACGTACAGGCGTTCAGCGTGTTTGTAGATACCTTAGTTATCTGCAGCTGCACGGCGTTTATCGTTATGCTGGCCGATTACCAATCGTTCCCGGGGCTTGAAGGCATCGCGCTAACGCAAAAGGCCCTCACACAGGAACTGGGGCCGGTGGGCAATTACTTTATATCCGCCAGCGTACTGCTTTTTGCATTTACGTCCATTATCGGCAATTATTATTACGGGCAGGCCAACGTGGAATTTTTAACCCGCCGCCGCTGGGTGATGGCGTTTTTCCGAACGGGCGTAAGCGTGATGGTGCTGTTGGGGGCCATTTTACAGTTAAAACTGGTGTGGAATATGGCGGACTTGTTTATGACGGTAATGGCGCTGATGAACATTTATGCCATTTTGCGTCTGCGCCGCCAGGTAATAGACGTGCTGGCCGACTACCGCCGGCAAAAACAAGCCGGCAAAGACCCGCAGTTTAACCCGGAAAACGTCCCTTCCGTGCATCATGCGGACGCTTGGACTCGCTGA
- a CDS encoding phytoene/squalene synthase family protein, which translates to MDTQTFLKNTSRSLYLSVQALPSAMRPTFGIAYLLCRYADTIADTPILPSSRRLYWVERFPHLIQTQDPQEIAQLTSEISGGSENPYEEALIEHLPQCLACLNRIPPHLQELIMDVVYAVCDGMQTDLSFFPHEKAPLPKAFDAPADLERYCRLMGGKPGLFWSRLICRTMPIAMPEEEFFELGQHIGDALQIVNILRDLPKDLRIGRCYFPSTDLQQAGLSAPDLLNPANSPRFEPVKRKWIAWGIANLKSAKAYFEQLPKTQPGLRAAVAWPILWTADTLFKVYQEPQLLNPKRRVKISRGVIYRTMAASPAFLLSNAVFAKWLDFKLRKFR; encoded by the coding sequence ATGGATACGCAAACGTTTTTAAAAAACACCTCGCGCAGTCTTTATTTAAGCGTACAGGCGCTGCCGTCCGCGATGCGCCCGACTTTTGGCATTGCGTATTTATTATGCCGCTACGCCGACACGATTGCCGATACGCCCATTCTCCCCTCCTCCCGCCGGCTCTATTGGGTGGAACGTTTTCCTCATTTAATCCAAACGCAAGACCCGCAGGAAATTGCGCAGCTGACTTCTGAAATTTCCGGCGGTTCGGAAAATCCGTACGAAGAAGCGCTGATAGAACACCTGCCGCAATGCTTGGCCTGCCTCAACCGTATCCCGCCCCATTTGCAAGAGCTGATTATGGATGTGGTGTACGCCGTATGCGACGGGATGCAAACGGACTTAAGTTTCTTTCCGCACGAAAAAGCCCCGTTGCCCAAAGCGTTTGACGCGCCTGCCGACTTGGAACGCTATTGCCGGCTGATGGGCGGAAAACCGGGATTGTTTTGGAGCCGCCTGATTTGCCGCACGATGCCCATTGCAATGCCGGAAGAAGAATTTTTTGAACTGGGGCAACATATTGGCGACGCGCTGCAAATCGTCAACATTCTGCGGGATTTGCCGAAAGACCTGCGGATCGGGCGGTGTTATTTCCCCAGCACGGACTTGCAGCAAGCCGGCCTAAGCGCGCCGGACTTGCTAAACCCCGCCAACTCCCCCCGCTTTGAGCCCGTTAAACGCAAATGGATTGCATGGGGCATTGCCAATTTAAAAAGCGCCAAAGCGTACTTTGAACAGCTGCCCAAAACGCAGCCGGGCCTGCGCGCAGCCGTGGCATGGCCTATTTTGTGGACGGCGGACACCTTGTTTAAAGTATATCAGGAACCGCAGCTGTTAAACCCAAAGCGGCGCGTCAAAATTTCCCGCGGGGTCATCTACCGCACGATGGCTGCCTCGCCGGCGTTTTTACTCAGCAATGCCGTATTTGCCAAATGGCTTGATTTTAAATTACGCAAATTCCGCTAA
- a CDS encoding DUF3089 domain-containing protein has product MRKLLYFFFLILPVGLCGCLGSSPVPQPAVPDYAQAENWASLPTGLADKPVDVFYVYPTIFGGAGPEQMDISDPQLRAKADVQIGINAGVFTDEANLFAPYYRQASIEVVWMKEREAEDLLKDGYRDVARAFKYYMEHFNQGRPFILAGFSQGSMALLNLMEKKFDNPQWQKQFVAAYLIGYSVTEDDLERYPWLKMAQGETDTGVIVSYNTQLPGYGYSYVLKKGAKGINPVSWKADSSVAPAALHKGAVIFDIVTGEKQAEIPHFSDVWLEEKTGALAVHADAAKYNASQAVFPPGVMHMYDYMFFYNNLKENVQKRIAAYKAAQEQHPSK; this is encoded by the coding sequence ATGCGCAAATTACTTTATTTCTTTTTCCTTATTTTACCCGTGGGGCTCTGCGGCTGTTTGGGCTCCTCGCCGGTGCCGCAACCTGCGGTTCCCGATTATGCCCAAGCAGAAAACTGGGCTTCCCTGCCCACCGGGCTAGCAGATAAGCCCGTAGACGTTTTTTATGTATATCCCACTATTTTTGGCGGAGCGGGCCCCGAACAAATGGACATTTCGGATCCGCAGCTGCGGGCAAAAGCAGACGTGCAAATTGGCATTAATGCCGGCGTCTTTACAGACGAGGCCAACCTGTTTGCCCCGTATTATCGTCAAGCCTCTATAGAAGTCGTTTGGATGAAGGAGCGGGAAGCGGAAGACTTGCTGAAAGACGGATACCGAGATGTGGCCCGGGCATTTAAATACTATATGGAGCATTTCAATCAGGGGCGTCCGTTTATTTTGGCGGGATTTAGCCAGGGCTCTATGGCTTTATTAAACTTAATGGAAAAGAAGTTTGACAACCCCCAATGGCAAAAGCAATTTGTGGCGGCGTATCTGATTGGCTACTCGGTTACCGAGGATGATTTGGAGCGTTACCCCTGGCTAAAAATGGCGCAGGGAGAAACGGATACGGGGGTCATCGTGTCGTATAACACGCAGCTGCCGGGGTATGGATATTCCTATGTATTAAAAAAAGGCGCCAAGGGAATCAATCCGGTAAGCTGGAAGGCGGACTCTTCCGTCGCTCCGGCCGCTTTGCATAAAGGAGCGGTTATCTTTGATATTGTAACGGGCGAAAAGCAAGCAGAAATTCCACACTTTTCAGACGTCTGGCTGGAAGAAAAGACCGGTGCCCTGGCCGTGCATGCCGATGCCGCCAAATACAATGCCAGCCAAGCGGTGTTCCCACCGGGCGTGATGCATATGTATGACTATATGTTTTTCTATAATAATCTGAAAGAAAACGTACAAAAACGCATCGCGGCGTATAAGGCCGCCCAGGAACAGCACCCAAGCAAATAG
- the rplJ gene encoding 50S ribosomal protein L10 — MNLTKDQKKQKSQDLASEITASGTLFFTAYQGLKFVDMAELRAQLAPTGAKFRVERNAIVDHAIRQAKIEGADEKLFQGPTAIAVGGDIAAVAKALVDFQKKFAALKLRACYSDGVWYSEEQVKQLATIGTKEENLSKLAGALYNAVAQSAQVLQAPIRDFAYVIKAVEDKQNGK; from the coding sequence ATGAACCTGACAAAAGACCAAAAGAAACAAAAGTCGCAAGACTTGGCTTCTGAAATTACCGCTAGCGGCACCCTGTTCTTCACGGCCTATCAAGGCTTGAAGTTCGTGGATATGGCCGAGCTGCGCGCGCAGTTGGCGCCCACGGGAGCGAAATTCCGTGTGGAACGCAACGCGATCGTAGATCACGCCATCCGCCAGGCCAAAATTGAAGGCGCTGATGAAAAGCTCTTTCAAGGGCCGACGGCCATCGCGGTAGGCGGCGACATTGCCGCCGTTGCCAAAGCGTTGGTGGACTTTCAGAAAAAGTTTGCGGCTTTGAAGCTTCGTGCTTGCTATTCGGACGGTGTTTGGTACAGCGAAGAACAGGTGAAACAATTGGCTACCATCGGTACCAAGGAAGAGAACCTCTCCAAGCTGGCCGGCGCGTTGTACAACGCGGTGGCGCAGTCCGCGCAAGTGCTGCAAGCTCCGATACGGGATTTTGCCTACGTTATCAAAGCCGTGGAAGACAAACAAAACGGCAAATAA
- the rplL gene encoding 50S ribosomal protein L7/L12, which yields MAKLTKEELVNAIAELTVLELSELVKAIEEKFGVKAAAPAVAVAAAAAPAAAAAEEKDEFNVVLTAVDAAKKISVIKVVREITGLGLKEAKDLVEGAPKAVKENVAKAEAEELKKKITEAGGTVELK from the coding sequence ATGGCTAAATTGACCAAAGAAGAATTAGTAAACGCTATTGCTGAACTCACCGTTCTGGAACTTTCCGAACTCGTGAAAGCTATTGAAGAAAAATTCGGCGTGAAAGCCGCCGCCCCGGCCGTGGCCGTTGCCGCCGCTGCTGCTCCGGCTGCCGCTGCCGCTGAAGAAAAAGACGAATTCAACGTTGTGTTGACCGCTGTTGATGCCGCCAAGAAAATCAGCGTCATCAAAGTCGTGCGCGAAATCACCGGCTTGGGCTTGAAAGAAGCCAAAGACTTGGTGGAAGGTGCCCCGAAAGCCGTGAAAGAAAACGTTGCCAAAGCCGAAGCTGAAGAACTCAAAAAGAAAATCACCGAAGCCGGCGGCACCGTCGAACTCAAATAG
- the rpoB gene encoding DNA-directed RNA polymerase subunit beta, with product MIEKQTNFGKISTKLPLPDLLDMQKQSFVDFLQLDVPPAKRELKGLQAAFEDVFPIEAPDGSMKLEFLKYELGAPRYATPAEAAVRDSTYSAPLKALLRLQVKQKNGKMKEASEQDVTLCDLPLMTDAGCFVFNGAERVVVSQMHRSPGIIFEEDEEKKQSTFGKRLYVARIIPYRGAWIEFSFDLMNALWVRIDRKKKVLASTFLRACGLETNAQIIQTFYKCEDIEVKPSNIDGVIGRYAADDIYDPATGEVLWNLDEKAALPIDDKLFKTLIEKKVKTIKVISGKPRQDDPGILATLEHRKDSIRTAAEAQAEIYKKMRGQDFVVKEQAETFLNNLIFDNIRRYDLSFVGRYKINKKFANMFDLISKFKFKKFTTPSEKRRTLAPEDIIVTVKYLLALNAGEDAQKMYGDGFTFKVDDIDHLGNRRVRGIGELLENQIRVGLSQMAKTARDRMNRELTNPTPRALVNAQPVQAIVRKFFGTSQLSQFMDQINPLGELTHKRRLSALGPGGLNRKRAGFEVRDVHYTHYGRVCPIETPEGPNIGLITSLACYSKVNKYGLIETPYRKVVNGKVTDQVEELTADAEDDKLVAQANTPTTKDGKIDTDLVACRVRSDYPLVSPKAVDYMDVSPLQVISVSAALIPFLEHDDANRALMGCNMQRQGVPLLMPEAPYVGTGIEHEVARDSGTSVVARRDGRVQFADASKIIVEAKDGTYDVYELLKYKRSNQDTCINQHPIVKTGDNVKARQVIADGPSMDNGYLALGRNMLVGFMCWEGYNYEDAILVSSRLVKDDVFTSIHLHEFTVDARNTKLGAEEITRDIPNIGAEALSHLDNDGIVLPATVVEPGDILVGKVTPKGEQQLTPEERLLKVIFGKKADDVVDASLRVPPGTSGKILGTRVFVRKEKLTKAEEKARLTALENEKDSTLELLKEQRKRALANAKASIKKEADLKKEEARINALYKLMEKKTVEHYEREMEFSKQGDELAVTVNKSVKVYIASKRKLHVGDKMSGRHGNKGVVARILPEEDMPFLPDGTPLDIVLSPLGIPSRMNVGQLLETMLGWAAHYLHYNAATPVFDGPSEAEVVEQVRKAKEKILDDKGLTGKAREEYAAKYLPDDYCRITLYDGRTGEPFEEKVTIGYMYMMKLIHLVEDKVHSRSTGPYSLITRQPLGGKAQFGGQRFGEMEVWAMEGYGATYTLQEFLTVKSDDFVGRTKMYESIVKGEAPAQPGVPESFKVLIKELQALGLSVDLLKKVEDGGQTPSASAEKKAEAKTEAPEETGAAAK from the coding sequence ATGATTGAAAAACAAACAAATTTCGGCAAAATTTCCACGAAACTTCCCTTACCCGATTTGCTGGACATGCAAAAACAGTCGTTCGTAGACTTTTTGCAGCTGGATGTCCCTCCCGCCAAGCGGGAACTAAAAGGCCTGCAAGCCGCTTTTGAAGACGTTTTCCCTATTGAAGCTCCCGACGGGAGTATGAAACTTGAATTTTTGAAATATGAACTGGGCGCCCCCCGCTACGCCACCCCGGCCGAAGCTGCCGTGCGCGACAGCACCTATTCCGCGCCCTTAAAAGCCCTTTTGCGCTTGCAAGTAAAACAGAAAAACGGGAAGATGAAAGAAGCGTCCGAACAGGACGTAACCCTGTGTGATCTGCCGTTGATGACCGATGCCGGCTGCTTTGTGTTTAACGGCGCCGAACGCGTGGTCGTCAGCCAGATGCACCGCTCTCCGGGCATTATTTTTGAAGAAGACGAAGAGAAAAAACAGTCCACTTTCGGTAAACGCCTGTATGTGGCGCGCATCATTCCGTACCGCGGGGCGTGGATTGAATTCTCGTTTGACTTGATGAACGCGCTGTGGGTGCGCATTGACCGCAAGAAAAAAGTGTTGGCCTCTACGTTCCTGCGCGCCTGCGGTTTGGAAACCAACGCACAGATTATCCAAACCTTCTACAAATGCGAAGATATTGAAGTGAAGCCGTCCAACATTGACGGCGTCATCGGCCGCTACGCGGCGGACGATATTTACGATCCGGCCACCGGCGAAGTGCTGTGGAACCTGGACGAAAAAGCCGCCCTGCCGATTGACGATAAACTTTTCAAAACCTTAATTGAAAAGAAAGTAAAAACCATCAAAGTAATTTCCGGCAAACCGCGCCAGGACGACCCCGGTATTTTGGCGACCTTGGAACACCGCAAGGATTCCATCCGCACCGCCGCCGAGGCCCAGGCCGAAATTTACAAAAAGATGAGAGGGCAGGACTTCGTCGTAAAAGAACAGGCGGAAACCTTCCTCAACAACCTGATTTTCGACAACATCCGCAGATATGATTTAAGCTTTGTCGGCCGCTATAAAATCAACAAAAAATTTGCGAACATGTTTGATTTAATCAGCAAATTCAAATTCAAAAAATTTACGACTCCGTCCGAAAAACGCCGCACCTTGGCGCCGGAAGACATCATCGTTACGGTCAAATACCTCTTGGCCTTGAACGCCGGCGAAGATGCGCAAAAGATGTATGGAGACGGATTTACCTTTAAAGTAGACGATATTGACCACTTGGGCAACCGCCGCGTGCGCGGAATCGGGGAATTGTTGGAAAACCAGATTCGCGTAGGCTTGTCGCAAATGGCCAAAACCGCCCGCGACCGCATGAACCGCGAGCTGACCAATCCCACTCCGCGTGCGCTCGTCAATGCGCAGCCGGTGCAGGCGATTGTTCGCAAGTTCTTCGGTACTTCGCAGCTTTCCCAGTTTATGGATCAGATCAACCCCTTGGGCGAACTGACCCACAAACGCAGACTTTCGGCCTTGGGGCCCGGCGGCTTAAACCGCAAACGCGCCGGATTCGAAGTGCGCGACGTACACTACACGCACTATGGCCGCGTCTGCCCGATTGAAACCCCGGAAGGCCCGAACATCGGGTTAATCACCTCGTTGGCGTGCTATTCCAAGGTCAACAAATACGGTTTGATTGAAACGCCGTACCGCAAAGTGGTCAACGGCAAAGTAACCGACCAGGTGGAAGAATTGACCGCCGACGCCGAAGACGACAAGCTCGTGGCGCAGGCCAATACGCCTACCACCAAAGACGGCAAAATTGACACCGACCTCGTAGCCTGCCGCGTCCGCTCGGACTATCCGTTGGTTTCGCCCAAAGCGGTAGATTATATGGATGTCTCCCCGCTGCAGGTAATCAGCGTGTCCGCGGCGCTCATTCCGTTCTTGGAACACGACGACGCCAACCGCGCGTTGATGGGTTGTAACATGCAGCGCCAGGGCGTGCCGCTTTTAATGCCGGAAGCGCCGTATGTGGGCACCGGGATTGAGCACGAAGTCGCGCGCGACTCCGGTACTTCCGTAGTAGCCCGCCGCGACGGCCGCGTCCAATTCGCGGATGCCTCCAAAATCATCGTAGAAGCCAAAGACGGCACCTACGATGTGTATGAACTTTTGAAATACAAACGTTCCAACCAAGACACCTGCATCAACCAGCACCCGATCGTCAAAACGGGCGACAACGTAAAAGCCCGCCAAGTCATTGCCGACGGCCCGTCTATGGACAACGGCTACCTGGCCTTGGGCCGCAACATGCTGGTCGGCTTTATGTGCTGGGAAGGGTATAACTACGAAGACGCTATTTTGGTGTCTTCCCGCTTGGTGAAAGACGACGTATTTACCTCTATCCACCTGCACGAATTTACGGTGGATGCCCGCAACACCAAACTGGGCGCGGAAGAAATCACCCGCGATATTCCCAACATCGGTGCGGAAGCCTTGTCGCACTTGGATAACGACGGGATCGTCCTCCCCGCTACGGTGGTGGAACCCGGCGACATTCTGGTGGGCAAAGTAACGCCGAAAGGCGAACAGCAGCTTACGCCGGAAGAACGGCTGCTCAAAGTGATCTTCGGTAAAAAAGCCGACGACGTGGTGGACGCCTCCTTGCGCGTTCCGCCCGGCACCAGCGGCAAAATTTTGGGCACCCGCGTATTCGTGCGCAAAGAAAAATTGACCAAAGCCGAAGAAAAAGCCCGCTTGACGGCGCTGGAAAACGAAAAAGATTCCACGCTGGAACTCTTGAAAGAACAGCGCAAACGCGCGTTGGCCAATGCCAAAGCTTCTATTAAGAAAGAAGCTGATTTGAAGAAAGAAGAAGCCCGCATCAATGCGTTGTACAAATTGATGGAAAAGAAAACTGTGGAACATTACGAACGCGAGATGGAATTCTCTAAACAAGGGGACGAACTCGCGGTAACGGTTAATAAATCCGTCAAAGTGTACATCGCTTCCAAACGCAAACTGCACGTAGGGGACAAAATGTCCGGCCGCCACGGGAACAAAGGCGTGGTGGCGCGCATCCTGCCGGAAGAAGATATGCCTTTCTTGCCGGACGGCACGCCGCTGGACATTGTGCTTTCCCCGTTGGGTATTCCTTCCCGTATGAACGTGGGCCAGCTGCTGGAAACGATGCTCGGCTGGGCCGCGCACTACCTGCACTACAACGCCGCCACCCCGGTCTTTGACGGGCCGAGCGAAGCCGAAGTAGTGGAACAGGTGCGTAAAGCCAAAGAGAAGATTTTGGACGACAAAGGCCTTACCGGCAAAGCGCGCGAAGAATACGCCGCCAAATACCTGCCGGACGATTACTGCCGCATTACGCTCTATGACGGCAGAACCGGCGAGCCTTTTGAAGAAAAAGTCACCATCGGCTACATGTATATGATGAAGCTGATCCACTTGGTGGAAGACAAAGTGCACTCCCGCTCCACGGGCCCGTACAGCTTGATTACGCGCCAGCCGTTGGGCGGTAAAGCGCAGTTTGGCGGACAGCGTTTTGGTGAAATGGAAGTGTGGGCCATGGAAGGTTACGGCGCCACGTACACGCTGCAGGAATTCCTGACCGTGAAGTCCGACGATTTCGTCGGCCGCACCAAGATGTATGAATCCATCGTCAAAGGCGAAGCGCCTGCCCAGCCCGGTGTGCCGGAATCCTTTAAGGTACTTATTAAAGAACTCCAGGCCTTGGGTCTGAGCGTAGATTTGCTGAAGAAGGTTGAGGACGGCGGTCAAACGCCGTCCGCCTCCGCCGAGAAAAAGGCCGAGGCCAAAACCGAAGCGCCCGAAGAAACGGGAGCCGCTGCTAAATAA